The genomic DNA AACAACAAACATCTCCTCCAAACTCCCAACAATAAGAAACCAAAAACTAAACCATCAGTCTCCATCTCAGATTCAGATACATAGTATTTCAAATCTTTGCTCACATTACAACAAAACTACTACTATGTCTTTTAGTCTTTCATCTCCAACCAAAAGGAGATGACCAACATGAAAAGTACCACATTTCAAGCACACCATAAGAGAACACAAATAGAATACAAACCTCATCCAAGTCCAATCTATAAAAGCAACAAGGCCACATGGGCAACTTGTTAAAAGTTAACAATCTTATCCAAAAAAACACAATCCAGGGACCATGCATGTCTATTATCTAGACAAACACAATTgaaaaaacacacacacacacacatcaaAAAAGGAAAATTGGAATGTGACATCCATGAAAGGAAATGTTACCCGCCTGTATGTTTGGCCCCTCCCCTGTCCTTTTACTTATTGCGATATTGATCTCGAGTAAAATATCGAATTACCAGAATCAAGCTTCCTAATAATGACTAATTATCATAATTAATCACTTCTTCTTGTTCTTCTCTTTGTTTCCGGAGAAAACTGAGCCTAAACCGAATAGATTGGCAGAGGAGACATTTAACAACGGATTCCCTCCAACACCATTGCCATTGCCATAACCACTCTTTTTTAGCGGATTCTTTTGATGACCGTTAGATGCCGAAATTTTTGACTGTTTTATTGGTACAACTGGTACAGAGTTCTTCTTCTGCGCGTGCTGCTTATGATTTGGATGAGATTCTCTTGGAGAAGATGAAGATTTGTTAGAACTCGAGGCCGAACCAGTTGAATTACTACGCGACAGAAGAGGAATTGGACACAACGTTGGCACGTATCCACTGCCACAATTCAAACTACTGCTCCGCTTGAATTGCCAAAACGAAGATTTTGCAGGCTTTTGTTTCTGATCATGTGATTGTGACACTACTGTTTCATTCGTGTCCTGATCACATTTCGGAACATTAGTTTCTACCGTATAACTGACATGTGGTTGTAGTGGTATCGGCGGAGGCTGTGGTGATGTAGATTGCGGTTCGTGTTTTATGTTTGGATCAATAGGAAGAATTTTACCGTCAGAGAAAAGATCTTCAGCAGAGGATGATTGATCGACATTGCTCTGGCGAATGCAGAAATCgaaatcaacggatgatgatgatgatgaaacAGGGCGAGATAGGAGACGTAGGTGGTTGATGTCAGATtgagagagattatgagagaatgAAACGCGAGGGCTTGTTGTAGGAGGAGTTTCACTGGAGCAAAGATCAGTAGCCATGTTTCATCTACTTCTCCTGATCCTGTACAGTACAGGGCAATCTTCTTAATAACAAATCTTCTTACAAGTAAAGTTGTAAACTAACTTTACGACACACACTTCCTTGATTTATTCCATTCCCATTTCTCATATTTGTACTCAAAACCGAAAATAATATGAATTTTAAGTCAATAATAGAATTTCTAAACATGACTGAAATTGGAATTTCTTACCCAAAAAATGATctaaaaataaaattagaattataGTTTATATCTGTACAAAAGGAAGAGAATTGTTTACTCCATGCTCTCCAAGCAACCTTCTATTTGTTGTCATTCTATTTCAAACTAAGCATAAATCTTTCAATACCACACGTAAAAGCATATGCagtaaaaataaaattataattattttcttGTAATAAAAATCAACTCTCGAGATACTGATTACAAGTTTCATGTAACAAGTCTCTCTTGTTTTGCTCCAGTTATCCCTCTCAAAGAAATTAAATACTACAGTACATCATTAATCTATTTTTAAGATCAAGCAAAATTGGTTTACAAGAAATTTGCACTATTTTCGCTTCGTCTTTTTTGAAGACTTCCCACTCTTGCTCGAACCTATATATTTTTGTATCTCCTCCTCACCATCGTCTCCACCTCGTCTTCTTTTATTCCCTCCTTCCTCCTTAATTTTCTGCAAATGGGAAGAAGAGTGTCACCTGATGACCTCATAACAAGAAATGCAAATTCTAGGCTTTGCACATAGTAGAGACAAAAAAAAACCTATAACTAGAGTTCCACTTATACATAAAATGAAAATGAGGAACAACTGGAAACGGAAGTTTTCGAGATTGCTCAACTCCAGCGAGCACATCATAATAACATTTTAGCACAATAACCATCACAGGTAGAAGAGAATTATACCATTATGGATATTCTTTTGGCTTCAGATACCCGCTCCGACAGTAGATAGACTTCTTCCTCTTGGGCTTCAAATTCAGGTAATTTCTTGCCTGAAGAAAGCTGTCAGCGATAAGCAATAAAACACAGAAAACTACAGTAGACCCACAAGCTACCCACCTATAAGCTTTTCTATCTGTAAATACCACTCCAGCTCATACTGATTTACTAACGAAATTGCAACACCAGATCGTCCAGCACGAGCAGTTCTTCCCACTCGGTGTATATAATCCTGTGATTGATTGCATCATCAAAAATTTTAGTCCAGCACCCCACTGATCTTTGGAAAATAGATGGTCACTTCTTAACAAAAAACTTCCACTACAAATTTGATGCAACTTTAGCTTTAGTGTTGCACATTTTATTAGTCTGTTATTAGTTGTTCAAGTCATTTACCTTGGAGTTTGTTGGAATATCATAATTGATAACCATATCCACAGAAGGAATATCAAGTCCTCTACTAGCAACATCAGTGCAGATGAGAATATTACACTCCCCAGCCTTGAACTTGTTTAAAGATCCAAGTCTTTTTGCCTGTCATGCAAAGTGTGTTAGTTCATCTTAACGTTATTTTACTATAAAAGATGAAAAAAATATCTAAAAAGAGATAACTTCCCCAACCCACCCTTGGGAAAGAGTGAAGGAAAACAACATTGAAAGAACAGCAAGCaaaggaagaaagagaaaaaCACTTGGAATTGCACAAGTTTTTTCATGAAAATAATTTACCTGAGTCATTTGCCCACTAATTGGAATTGCTCTAAAACCAAGATTTCGTAAAACTAAAGCCAGAAATCTTGTTGCTTCACATGTCCGAGTAAAAACCATCGATGTGCACCCAGACATCTCAGTCAGAATGTAGATAAGATAGCAGTCCTGTAACCAATTAGTTCTTTAAAAGCTGAGATCAAAATTTTGGTCCTAACTCTAATATTGTTAATGTACTGCTTAAATCATAAATCAATGAACAGGAAAAAATGTAAATACACAGGGTCTTTTCCCGGCATATTTACCGGAAACTGAAGTCGCAATAGATGCGGGGACAATAAGCCCAGGCTCAATAGTGTAGTTCGTGATAAACAAGACCATAAGCAGACAAATAAGATGCATTATTTACTTTCTGTACTTCAGCTAGATGGGCAATATAGAATCTCTCATACTAGTGTACAAGGACACACACATATACAGCACAAATCTATAACattacatacatatatatatatatatcatgtgGGTGTTTGGGTATAAAATTCAGTTTTGAACAAGAGTAAATTTTTGTAACGGGTTAGTTTCAAAAAAAACTATTGTAAGCGGTTACGATCCTGGAAGTATTATTGGACACTGAAAATGATAATTAACACATAGATCTGAATATTCAGCAACATTTTTAAAGACAGTGTTAGTAACAGAAGTGAAAACCTTGAACTTGGCAGGAACAAAGCGATACTGCTGCTTCAGCGTATCAACAGTGGAATACTTGGATGCAGCTTCAATCTGAAGTTCAAATTTGATTTAGTAGGTCATTTACATACAAAAGACTATTAAAGAAGATAATTTTTAAAGGAAAATTACATACCTTCACTGGATTCCTAAGACAGGCCCTTTGGAGCTTCTGAACCTGCAAATTCATAGTGTATAATGTCAGAGGGCAATTCCGTGAAGGTTGTTAAATGGTGCTAACAAATAAATGAAAGAGATTTCCAGACAAGTTACAGTAATGTGAAAAACAACTGATAGTCTCAAAATACAATGCAGAGTGATCCCCATCTCTCAAAATTTATTAGATACAACTCAATTCACCTAAAATTAATAAAATCTCGAACATAATTCCAACATATATATGCTCAAGAACAGAGTACTAAAATTTATTTAATGCCAAATATCAATCCAGAGTAAAACATTTCATAAAGATGAGCCTATAGCTCACCTCCTAAGAAATACTAGGCTACCACCAAAGTCCCAGCACAAACTAGAGAAGACCTAAAACCCAATCCCGTATTTTTAATCTACAAATGAGTCCTTGATAGATTATAACAAGTTTAAGAGTCTAAAACCTACGAGAACTCCAAGATCTCACAAAATTAAACCTACTCCTCTTACCCTAAAAAGCCTTATATATAGTTCTTCAGAACCCAATAGCAAAAACTTTCATAAATAATAGGCAGTAATGTGCTTGATACAGTAACCGGTATATGCTCAAATCTGACCGCACAAAATGTTGATATAAGCTCTAATTTCTGCTTAATAGGTAATATACCGAGGCTACTATTAAAACGAGATTTTGTAACATATACTAAGTTCCAAATACTCCTTGCACAAAAAACACGAAGAGCATAACCAACTTGTTCACCTCCTCCTACGATGATAAAGACATTTACAAATTCCAGATAACTAGTAGGAATATATATTCATCTATTACGTAGATCTTAACAAAGATATCATCAGCACTATATCCTCTACAGGTTTTAGCATGTTTGGTTCAGAAGGAGAGATATTATTAGCTACAAAGCCACCAGTCACCACCCTGCATCTGAATTCTGAAGTGGCTAGCCAAAGCCTATAGCCACTTCCCCAATCAAATATACTACTACAACTGTCTTGGTAATCTATTCAAATAAGAGAGCTCCGCTAGGAAAGCCATCCCTCGCCAAACTTCTCTTAAAAAGCACCAAAATCAAGTAAACGACCCCTCTGTTCCAATTAAACAGATTAAGAAAAAGCTACGAACCTCAATAATCATTATGTGGCTAATTATAGCTATGACAATATACCATGAATTCAAGATTAATAATATTTTAAGCAAAAAAATTCATTAAACCACAGAATAGGGCCCTTTTTCCGGACAGATTTAATTTAAAAACTGCATTACTAAATTGAAGAATTAGCTCTGATATCCATATTTAAGAAAAAAAGTAACTTTTTAAGCATGCATAACACTAATAGTTTTCAGAGCAGTATAGGTGCAGCAGGTACGTACTTTTTTTGTCATAGTAGCAGAGTACAAGTATGTTTTTCGCTCCCGAGGTATAGCACTCAAAATATCATCTAGCACCTTCTCAAAATCCTCATTAAGTAACCTGTCTGCCTCATCTAACACCTGAAAACATGCAAAGGAAAAAATTAAGGACACACAGGACAGAACAATATTGTTCAATTTAAAATTgcaataattaaataaaaaagatATCTTTTTGTGCTATAAGGAGTTCACCTAGAGATACATGGTATTCAACCAACTTCTTTGAGGACACCTAGATCTTAAACTACTGTAATTCAGTGTTTTGGAAGTCTTAGAAGTGATAAAATTCACCAAAGATATTACAATAATGAAGAAACCATTAGCAATAACAGGCATCAAGTGCAGAAGCGAGGAACAAATGTATTAGGCAAGATTTCCATTAGAGTCTTTCTCTATTATGCACAAACACTTCAAATAATTTTCTTTAAATACAGTATTATCACAGAAAACAATTTAGCAAGGTAAATGAAGTGACAGCTAGATGAGTATTTTAATAACTTTTAAGTTATAAGTTAGTATCATGTCATTTCATGATCCACAAGATTTACCTAGTGGCCTACAAATCCTAGACGTTTATGGTACTGAAACACTAGACTTGCAAACTACATTAAAATaccgtatatttttattatatataattaaataaattagtgTCCCTCTGAACAAAATTGATGCATGTGAGAATTGTTACCAAGTATTTTAATGTACGAAGTGAGAAACCTTTTGTGTTGGACAAGTGATCCACAAGGCGTCCAGGAGTTGCAACCTGCGATGAAGAATCAACGCGTCACACGATTGATACAACACCATTTATACATTCCtattgcatattattatttttttcaagCACACTTAGGTATGTCCAATCTACTAGTACTTCGAGATTGATGAAAAAATATTTGATGACTGTACACATTTTATAGAGTATTGGGCATCAATAACTAAAAAAATTATTCTTAGGAGGATATTATCAAGACACCTGCGTGTGGTTGTATCAGTAAAGAGTTCACTACTTTGTAGATTACTTCGGtattattacattatcttctCCTCACTAATAGGACCATGATCAACCCTGGATGATTTTTTTTGTGCAAAGCAATTAGAGAGCTTAAGTATTTAGTGTAAAAAGTATACAACTACAAAAGATTGCTGGTTCACACACAGTGAAGAGTGAAGACAATGCCCTCTTTGACTTGATCCTCAACTAGCTTATTAACAATCATGGGATATCACAATTCACGTGTATTTAATGGCAAATCTTAGGAACGCTTACATATTTATCAGGCTTGACAAAAGATGTAATAAAATGAGATCACCGACAATAGGTAATATTACAATACCTAACAAACCTGCATTACTTAGAGAAAGCACATGTCTTGACATAAGATGTTGTAATAAATAAGATGAAAAATAATAGGTAATATAACTATATCTAACAAACCTACATTACTCCTAGAAAGCACATGATCCAGTCCTGAACTCTAAATAATATGCAGATTGCAGAAGATGCATTAGACACTTTACATTATCATCCTAAAATTGACACTGATACACATCTAACAAATAAAATGTTTGGAGAGGATGCCATAGCATCATCCACAGCGTCTCGTTTGTCAAATAATATATTCCTTTTCATTACGATAGTATAATTAACCAGTTGCTCAATTAACATGTTACTAATAAGTAAAGAGTTACAATATATTCCCAAGGTTGCTTATTTTTATCGATTGTACTCTAAAGATAGCAAGTTCGACAAGACCTCAAAGAACAACTTGAAAACTTACAATAATGTGTGGTCGCTTTCCAAGAGAAATGCTCTGTTGCACTTGATCCACCCCTCCAACAAGCTGCATCATTTGTAAGTCAATAACTAGTAAGACCTTTTAGTTTCAAATTTAAggaaataataataaactttctAAAGAATGGTTTTTATAAGATCAGACTCTTGAAATATAGGTAATAAAAAATGCAGGTGATGTAACTAGGTGGAGGGAATCACACATTACCTAGTTATACAATGGTACGAGTGAAAAAAACACTGCAATTAGCATCTAATAATGGCCAAAAATAACAAGCTTGCAGATGATTTCCGAAAATTGACATGCCACATATAAACACAATCATATATTAAAAGACTCACCACAGTACACTTCACACCAATACCGGAACCCAATGCTTCAAACTGTTCAGCAATCTGGATTGCAAGTTCCCTGGAGTGAAGGCACAACATTGAGTAAAAATATACAGATGCCTCGACCCAAGAGATTTTGACTATCAATTAACATGACGAACCTTGTTGGTGAAAGCACACAGGCGTAGAAGGCTTGTGGATTTTCTAGAAGAGATTGAAGAATGGGAATGGCAAAAGCTCCGGTTTTACCGGATCCAGTTTGGGCAAGCCCAATCAAGTCTTTTCCTAAAAATATAAAAACCCATATTATTGCATCAAACGACTAATGAGTAACAATATCATGAGAAAATCACTAGGCCATCTTCATTTTGAAGAACTATAATTCCCGGACTGTATCCACTCTATCATTTTTTATCCTTAAAAATAAGTCGATGAACCTGTTCATATCAATATGTACTTCATTTCGAGCAGGTGATGTTTAATCTCAATTAATTCCAGACATTACCAATCTCACGGAAATGAAGTATGCGGGAATGAAACTTAGTCTGTGGGATAAGATTACTTAGaaacaaaaaaaattacaatTTGAATAAACATGTAAAATTAATTAAGAAACTAGTTGCCCCGCGCTAGTTATAGTAGTCTTATCGTTGAACTGATTCGCCATTTCAAGAATAAACACAAATTTTCAAGAGAAACTAGGCAGGAATATAAAAATAAAGTGTTCACTGGAAGATATACATTGCACACTGTGACTGCTTACACTAAAAGAAGTTCAAGTTTACTGTCTTAAAAGTTGTTGAAAATCAAGTATTGCAAAGCCAATAAAACATGCAGAAGGTATAAGAAACTATTAAATGTATTACACGAAAATAATTTGCATTAGAAATAGGTTCTTCTCAAAACATCATTTTTCAATTTATATGACACTTAACTGGCAAGCTCCGGTCACAGTAGAAAGATATAAAAGTTAATACTATCCTGAATGAACTATCCGAGGAACTTAACTTTCTTAAAATTTATATAAAGTTATATAAATTATTAcatattataaatttatttaatttattaatgTAATTGGTTCGGTTCGGGTCTTTTTGGTTCGGTATTAAATTTTTCGATTTCGGCTCGGTTTTATTCAATTTTTACCAGGTTCTGTTTCGAGTTAAAGAGGCCAATAGTCCAGAGAATAAAAATCCATAAAACAAACAACGAAACACGCAAAAAATGAAAAACAAAATGACAAGAGTGCAAACCTTCAAGAGCATGAGGCAGTACTAAAGCCTGAATTTTGGAAGGAGTTTTCCAACCGAGATTATCACAAGCCTCGACTAATTGGTCACATACTCCAAGCTCCTTAAAGGAACTCACCTCTGT from Apium graveolens cultivar Ventura chromosome 5, ASM990537v1, whole genome shotgun sequence includes the following:
- the LOC141723468 gene encoding uncharacterized protein LOC141723468, yielding MATDLCSSETPPTTSPRVSFSHNLSQSDINHLRLLSRPVSSSSSSVDFDFCIRQSNVDQSSSAEDLFSDGKILPIDPNIKHEPQSTSPQPPPIPLQPHVSYTVETNVPKCDQDTNETVVSQSHDQKQKPAKSSFWQFKRSSSLNCGSGYVPTLCPIPLLSRSNSTGSASSSNKSSSSPRESHPNHKQHAQKKNSVPVVPIKQSKISASNGHQKNPLKKSGYGNGNGVGGNPLLNVSSANLFGLGSVFSGNKEKNKKK
- the LOC141723467 gene encoding DEAD-box ATP-dependent RNA helicase 10 codes for the protein MNMEDDTEVSSFKELGVCDQLVEACDNLGWKTPSKIQALVLPHALEGKDLIGLAQTGSGKTGAFAIPILQSLLENPQAFYACVLSPTRELAIQIAEQFEALGSGIGVKCTVLVGGVDQVQQSISLGKRPHIIVATPGRLVDHLSNTKGFSLRTLKYLVLDEADRLLNEDFEKVLDDILSAIPRERKTYLYSATMTKKVQKLQRACLRNPVKIEAASKYSTVDTLKQQYRFVPAKFKDCYLIYILTEMSGCTSMVFTRTCEATRFLALVLRNLGFRAIPISGQMTQAKRLGSLNKFKAGECNILICTDVASRGLDIPSVDMVINYDIPTNSKDYIHRVGRTARAGRSGVAISLVNQYELEWYLQIEKLIGKKLPEFEAQEEEVYLLSERVSEAKRISIMKIKEEGGNKRRRGGDDGEEEIQKYIGSSKSGKSSKKTKRK